In Ensifer canadensis, a genomic segment contains:
- a CDS encoding FAD-dependent oxidoreductase: MEQQPDIVIIGSGIGGSTVAAGLAGSGARIAILERGERLPDTPEARSYSSIFVKGHFRPKEMWREADGTEFNPGNFYFVGGNSKLFGAVLLRYRAEDFTEMQHLGGVSPAWPFLYEELEPWYGKAEQLFEVRGELGQDPTEPFHASPYPYGPVPDEPAIARARAELKAQGLNPATLPLGVDIETWLAGGRTPWDGFPNTGKGKKDAETASLASALNDPNIELITSAHVDTLEKGRGGRIEAVHYTHRGEKKRLSPKLVILSAGAINSAAILLRSGDGKGLANASGQVGRNFMNHNCSAMLAINPFRRNDSIYQKTLMLNDYYLTGGRDGLPLGNVQLLGKINGDILKANAPVWAPRFALDFMAGHAVDWYMMTEDLPNPESRIMVDGKGIIMQWRRSNMEALSGLEAKMRAHFKAAGYPIVLSQAFDKRTPSHQCGTIRMGTDPGQAPLDVYCRAFDHPNLFVVDAGFLPTSAAVNPALTVAAQALRVADHIVAKELRA; this comes from the coding sequence ATGGAGCAGCAGCCGGATATCGTCATCATCGGGTCGGGCATCGGCGGCTCCACCGTTGCGGCGGGGCTTGCCGGCTCCGGGGCGCGCATAGCCATACTCGAGCGCGGCGAGCGCCTGCCCGACACACCGGAAGCGCGCAGCTATAGTTCGATCTTCGTCAAGGGCCATTTCCGGCCCAAGGAGATGTGGCGCGAAGCCGACGGCACGGAGTTCAATCCGGGCAATTTCTATTTCGTTGGCGGCAATTCCAAACTCTTCGGTGCGGTGCTCTTGCGCTACCGTGCAGAGGATTTCACCGAGATGCAGCATCTTGGCGGCGTTTCGCCGGCATGGCCCTTTCTCTATGAAGAGCTGGAGCCGTGGTACGGCAAAGCCGAGCAACTGTTCGAGGTGCGTGGCGAATTGGGTCAGGACCCTACGGAGCCGTTCCACGCCTCGCCCTACCCTTATGGCCCGGTACCGGACGAGCCGGCAATTGCTCGCGCGCGCGCCGAGTTGAAGGCGCAGGGGCTCAATCCGGCGACGCTGCCGCTTGGCGTCGACATCGAGACGTGGCTGGCAGGCGGGCGCACGCCATGGGACGGGTTTCCCAACACCGGCAAGGGCAAGAAGGATGCCGAGACCGCATCGCTCGCCTCCGCGCTGAATGACCCCAACATCGAGCTGATCACCTCCGCGCATGTCGACACGCTGGAGAAAGGTCGGGGCGGCCGGATCGAGGCGGTCCATTACACCCATAGGGGCGAGAAGAAGCGCCTGTCGCCCAAGTTGGTGATCCTGTCGGCGGGCGCGATCAACTCGGCCGCCATCTTGCTGCGCTCCGGCGATGGCAAGGGGCTCGCCAACGCCTCCGGCCAGGTCGGCCGCAACTTCATGAACCACAATTGCAGCGCCATGCTGGCGATCAATCCGTTCAGGCGCAATGACAGCATCTACCAGAAGACGCTGATGCTGAACGATTATTACCTGACCGGCGGCAGGGACGGTTTGCCACTCGGCAATGTCCAGCTGCTCGGCAAGATCAACGGTGACATCCTCAAGGCCAATGCGCCGGTCTGGGCGCCGCGCTTCGCATTGGATTTCATGGCCGGTCATGCGGTCGACTGGTACATGATGACGGAGGACCTGCCGAACCCGGAAAGCCGCATCATGGTCGACGGCAAGGGCATCATCATGCAGTGGCGGCGCTCGAACATGGAGGCGCTTTCCGGGCTCGAAGCGAAGATGCGCGCCCACTTCAAAGCTGCAGGCTATCCGATCGTGCTCTCCCAGGCCTTCGACAAGCGCACGCCGTCGCACCAGTGCGGCACGATCCGGATGGGCACCGATCCCGGTCAGGCGCCGCTCGACGTTTATTGCCGCGCCTTCGATCATCCGAACCTCTTTGTCGTCGATGCCGGCTTCCTGCCAACGTCCGCTGCGGTCAACCCGGCGCTGACGGTGGCGGCACAGGCGCTGCGCGTTGCCGACCATATCGTTGCGAAGGAGCTGAGAGCATGA
- a CDS encoding carbohydrate ABC transporter permease: protein MSAPSPDNVISHNRLTRALIYTVLIVFALYSLLPLYVMLVNSLKPLDEIRQGGMLNLPQTLTLEPWLSAWSTAQIGVQPTGLKPFFINSILMVVPAVAISTMIGALNGYVLTKWRFPGANIFFGMLLLSCFIPFQIVLIPMARVLGIIGLAGSIWGLIFVHVIYGLGFTTLYFRNYYEAFPTELVRAAQIDGASFFQIFWRILLPSSGPIIVVSVIWQFTNIWNDFLFGASFSGASSTPMTVALNNLVSSSTGVKEYNVHFAGAILAALPTLIVYIVSGRYFVRGLMSGAVKG from the coding sequence ATGAGCGCCCCCAGCCCAGACAATGTCATCTCGCACAACCGCCTGACGCGTGCCCTGATCTACACGGTACTCATCGTCTTTGCGCTCTATTCGCTGCTGCCGCTCTATGTCATGCTGGTCAACTCGCTGAAACCGCTCGACGAGATCCGCCAGGGCGGCATGCTCAACCTACCGCAGACCCTGACACTGGAACCCTGGCTTTCGGCCTGGTCGACGGCGCAGATCGGAGTTCAGCCGACAGGCCTGAAGCCGTTCTTCATCAACTCGATCCTGATGGTGGTGCCGGCCGTCGCGATCTCGACGATGATCGGCGCGCTCAATGGCTACGTCCTGACCAAGTGGCGCTTTCCCGGTGCCAACATCTTCTTCGGCATGCTGCTCCTGTCGTGCTTCATCCCGTTCCAGATCGTGCTGATCCCGATGGCGCGCGTGCTTGGCATCATCGGCCTTGCCGGATCGATCTGGGGCCTGATCTTCGTCCACGTGATCTACGGCCTCGGCTTCACCACGCTCTATTTCCGCAACTACTACGAAGCCTTCCCGACGGAACTCGTGCGTGCGGCGCAGATCGATGGCGCCAGCTTCTTCCAGATCTTCTGGCGGATCCTGCTGCCGTCGTCCGGTCCGATCATCGTCGTCTCGGTCATCTGGCAGTTCACCAATATCTGGAACGACTTCCTGTTCGGGGCATCCTTCTCCGGCGCCTCTTCGACGCCGATGACGGTGGCGCTCAACAACCTCGTCAGCTCGTCGACCGGGGTCAAGGAATACAACGTTCATTTCGCGGGCGCGATCCTCGCCGCCCTGCCAACGCTCATCGTCTACATCGTGTCCGGCCGCTACTTCGTGCGCGGGCTGATGTCCGGCGCCGTGAAAGGATAA
- a CDS encoding 3-ketoacyl-ACP reductase: MTTSTRPVAVVTGGRRGIGLGVARALARDGFDIALTGLGAADQATQATLSELSAQGGRAIYLEANLADIGAHAATVACIRQELGPIRCLVNNAGIASVVRGDFLDLLPENFDTIVATNLRGTVFFTQAVLLSMLTEPPGAAPRSIINITSVSATMSSPERLDYCMTKAGLAAFSQGLALRLADTGISVFEIRPGVIRSDMTAGVSAKYDALIDGGLVPMKRWGEPEDIGNIAAGLASGKFGFATGSVIQADGGLSIGRL; the protein is encoded by the coding sequence ATGACGACATCGACGCGTCCCGTGGCTGTTGTCACCGGTGGCCGGCGCGGAATCGGACTCGGCGTGGCCCGGGCACTGGCGCGCGACGGCTTCGACATAGCGCTGACGGGGCTCGGTGCGGCGGATCAAGCGACGCAAGCCACGCTCTCCGAGCTATCGGCGCAAGGCGGTCGCGCCATCTACCTCGAGGCCAATCTCGCCGATATCGGCGCGCATGCCGCCACCGTCGCCTGCATCCGCCAGGAACTGGGCCCGATCCGCTGCCTCGTCAACAACGCCGGCATCGCCTCCGTCGTGCGCGGCGACTTTCTCGACCTTCTGCCGGAGAATTTCGACACGATCGTCGCCACCAACTTGCGCGGCACAGTGTTCTTCACCCAGGCCGTGTTGCTCTCGATGCTCACCGAGCCGCCAGGTGCGGCACCACGTTCAATCATCAACATCACATCGGTTTCCGCGACCATGAGTTCGCCCGAGCGGCTCGACTATTGCATGACCAAGGCCGGCCTTGCCGCCTTCAGCCAGGGGCTCGCCTTGCGGCTGGCCGACACAGGCATCTCCGTCTTCGAAATCCGGCCCGGGGTCATCCGGTCTGACATGACCGCTGGCGTCTCGGCGAAATACGACGCCCTGATCGACGGCGGACTGGTGCCGATGAAACGCTGGGGCGAGCCAGAAGACATCGGCAACATCGCCGCAGGGCTTGCCAGCGGCAAATTCGGCTTTGCGACCGGCTCAGTCATCCAGGCCGATGGCGGCCTGTCGATCGGTCGACTCTAG
- a CDS encoding aldehyde dehydrogenase family protein → MTVLVRPKALSDHKVRTFQMLIDGKWVDSADGRTIERVAPGHGVVVSRYQAAASGDAERAISAARRAFDDGPWPRMTASERSLILLKAADMIAARADELAFLDAIESGKPISQAKGELGGAADIWRYAAALARDLHGESYNTLGDGTLGVVLREAIGVVSIITPWNFPFLIVSQKLPFALAAGCTTVVKPSELTSASTLVLGEILEAAGVPAGVVNILTGTGPEVGAPMTTHADVDMISFTGSTGVGRLTMANAAQTLKKVSLELGGKNPQIVFPDANLDEFIDAAVFGAYFNAGECCNAGSRLILHRDIAEEVTARIAALAAKVKVGDPLDPETQVGAIITPQHLEKIAGYVSAASKDGAAVAHGGAALDLGMGQFMAPTILSQVRPDMAVAREEVFGPVLSVLTFETTDEAIRIANSIDYGLSAGVWSRDFDTCLTIGRRVRAGTVWMNTFMDGASELPFGGYRQSGLGRELGRHAVEDYTETKTLNMHIGARTGWWMPR, encoded by the coding sequence ATGACGGTTCTGGTGAGGCCCAAGGCACTTAGCGATCACAAGGTGCGCACGTTCCAGATGCTGATCGACGGCAAATGGGTCGACAGCGCCGACGGACGCACGATCGAGCGCGTCGCCCCCGGCCACGGCGTCGTCGTCAGCCGCTATCAGGCAGCAGCGAGCGGCGATGCCGAGCGGGCGATCTCTGCTGCCCGTCGCGCCTTCGACGATGGCCCCTGGCCGCGCATGACGGCGTCCGAGCGGTCTCTGATCCTGCTCAAGGCGGCCGACATGATTGCCGCGCGCGCCGACGAGCTTGCTTTCCTCGACGCCATCGAATCGGGAAAGCCGATCAGCCAGGCCAAGGGCGAACTGGGTGGCGCTGCCGATATCTGGCGTTATGCTGCTGCTCTTGCCCGTGATCTTCACGGCGAAAGCTACAATACGCTGGGAGACGGCACGCTCGGTGTGGTTCTGCGCGAAGCGATCGGCGTCGTTTCGATCATCACGCCGTGGAACTTCCCGTTCCTGATCGTCAGCCAGAAGCTGCCTTTTGCGCTTGCCGCCGGCTGCACGACAGTGGTCAAGCCTTCCGAACTGACCTCAGCCTCGACGCTCGTGCTTGGCGAAATTCTCGAAGCGGCCGGCGTACCGGCCGGTGTCGTCAACATTCTCACCGGCACGGGTCCCGAGGTCGGCGCGCCGATGACGACGCACGCGGATGTCGACATGATCTCCTTCACCGGCTCCACCGGCGTCGGCCGTCTGACGATGGCCAATGCGGCGCAGACGTTGAAGAAGGTATCGCTCGAACTCGGCGGCAAGAACCCGCAGATTGTCTTCCCCGACGCCAACCTCGACGAGTTCATCGATGCGGCCGTGTTCGGCGCCTACTTCAACGCCGGCGAATGCTGCAATGCCGGCTCGCGGCTGATCCTTCACCGCGACATTGCCGAGGAGGTGACGGCGCGCATCGCCGCACTCGCGGCCAAGGTCAAGGTCGGCGATCCGCTCGATCCGGAAACCCAGGTCGGCGCGATCATCACGCCGCAGCATCTGGAAAAGATTGCCGGCTATGTTTCTGCCGCATCGAAGGATGGTGCCGCTGTCGCTCATGGCGGCGCTGCACTCGATCTCGGCATGGGACAGTTCATGGCGCCAACCATTCTTTCACAGGTGCGACCCGACATGGCTGTTGCCCGCGAGGAGGTTTTCGGGCCGGTGCTGTCGGTGCTGACCTTCGAGACCACCGACGAGGCAATCCGCATCGCCAACTCCATCGACTACGGTCTGTCGGCCGGTGTCTGGAGCCGCGATTTCGACACCTGCCTGACGATCGGCCGCCGCGTGCGCGCCGGCACGGTCTGGATGAACACCTTCATGGATGGGGCTTCCGAGCTGCCGTTCGGCGGTTATCGCCAGTCCGGCCTCGGCCGCGAACTCGGTCGGCATGCGGTCGAGGATTATACCGAAACCAAAACGCTCAACATGCATATCGGCGCCCGCACCGGCTGGTGGATGCCGCGCTAA
- a CDS encoding carbohydrate ABC transporter permease yields the protein MDNRSRLQDLIPKLVLAPSFVIVLIFVYGFIAYTGFLSMTDSKMLPSYNFVGFSNYQKLWALPHWWRAVSNLAIFASLYIAICSVLGLGLAILLDQKIRAEGFLRPIYLYPMALSFIVTGTAWKWFLDPGIGLENTMHLWGWESFSFNWIKDRNYAIYCVVIAAVWQSTGFIMAMFLAGLRGVDNEIIKAAQIDGAPTSTIYRRIIIPLMRPVFLSAFVVLAHLAIKAYDLIIALTGGGPGQATELPATFMYSYTFTRNQMGIGASSAIIMLVMIFSIIVPYLYSEIRGGKRP from the coding sequence ATGGATAACCGCAGTCGACTGCAGGACCTGATACCGAAGCTGGTCCTTGCCCCGAGCTTCGTTATCGTCCTGATCTTTGTTTATGGCTTCATCGCCTATACCGGCTTCCTGTCGATGACGGACAGCAAGATGCTGCCGTCCTACAATTTCGTCGGTTTCAGCAATTATCAGAAGCTCTGGGCCCTGCCGCACTGGTGGCGGGCGGTGAGCAATCTGGCGATCTTCGCTTCGCTCTATATCGCCATCTGCTCGGTGCTGGGGCTTGGACTTGCGATCCTGCTCGACCAGAAGATCCGGGCGGAAGGCTTCCTACGGCCGATCTACCTCTATCCGATGGCGCTGTCGTTCATCGTGACCGGCACGGCCTGGAAGTGGTTCCTCGATCCCGGCATCGGGCTTGAAAACACCATGCACCTCTGGGGCTGGGAGAGCTTTTCGTTCAACTGGATCAAGGACCGCAACTACGCGATCTATTGCGTGGTGATCGCCGCCGTCTGGCAATCGACCGGCTTCATCATGGCGATGTTCCTTGCCGGTCTGCGCGGCGTCGACAACGAGATCATCAAGGCGGCGCAGATCGATGGCGCACCGACATCGACGATCTACCGGCGGATCATCATTCCCTTGATGCGGCCGGTCTTCCTCTCCGCCTTCGTCGTTCTCGCCCATCTGGCGATCAAGGCCTACGACCTGATCATCGCGCTCACCGGCGGCGGGCCGGGCCAGGCGACCGAATTGCCGGCGACTTTCATGTATTCCTACACCTTCACCCGCAACCAGATGGGCATCGGCGCCTCGTCGGCCATCATCATGCTGGTGATGATCTTCTCGATCATCGTTCCCTATCTCTACTCCGAAATCCGCGGAGGAAAACGCCCATGA
- a CDS encoding LacI family transcriptional regulator, translated as MADSPKPARSEDIGSPARRGKPTLRTIAEITGLAVTTVSRALAEAPQISADTRKRVREVAIEIGYSPDRAAQRLKTGRTNVIAVLLDPHEEILGYGTSIMSGIAKALQGTSYHLIVMPNFLNTTNVEAVNYITRNSMADGLIFSRTEPLDPRVMLLSEIGFPFVTHGRTELSTPHAYVDYDNFTFSYQATRRLIAKGRRKPALISGPTDFTFGGHLQHGFMTAVREAGCAYEILSGIDLDSPAGDIRDRVRQRYAEPDPPDSFMCGGEVCALATITGMSDCGLTLGNEYDIVAKQTSHLLGAIQPQVETIYEDLTATGEDMGRVLLQRIGGETDVNKLQLLLSPQIPANWSASN; from the coding sequence TTGGCCGATTCCCCCAAGCCCGCCCGTTCCGAAGACATTGGTTCGCCCGCCAGACGGGGCAAGCCGACCCTTCGCACGATCGCCGAGATCACCGGGCTTGCGGTCACCACCGTTTCGCGCGCCCTCGCCGAAGCGCCGCAAATCTCCGCCGACACCCGCAAGCGGGTTCGCGAGGTGGCGATCGAAATCGGCTATTCGCCCGATCGCGCCGCCCAGCGCCTGAAGACCGGCCGCACCAACGTCATCGCCGTCCTGCTCGACCCACACGAGGAAATCCTCGGCTATGGCACCTCGATCATGAGCGGCATCGCCAAGGCGCTGCAGGGCACGTCCTATCACCTGATCGTCATGCCGAACTTCCTCAACACGACCAATGTCGAGGCGGTGAACTACATCACCCGCAACAGCATGGCTGATGGTCTGATCTTCTCGCGCACCGAACCGCTCGATCCGCGCGTCATGTTGCTTTCGGAGATCGGCTTTCCGTTCGTCACCCACGGACGCACCGAGCTTTCGACCCCGCACGCCTATGTCGACTACGACAACTTCACCTTCTCCTACCAGGCCACCCGCCGGCTGATCGCCAAGGGGCGCCGCAAGCCGGCACTGATCAGCGGCCCAACCGACTTCACCTTCGGCGGCCACCTGCAGCACGGCTTCATGACCGCCGTGCGCGAGGCGGGCTGCGCCTACGAAATTCTCTCCGGTATCGATCTCGACAGCCCGGCCGGCGACATCCGCGACCGTGTTCGCCAGCGTTACGCCGAGCCCGACCCGCCTGATAGTTTCATGTGCGGTGGCGAAGTCTGTGCTCTCGCCACCATTACCGGCATGAGCGATTGCGGCCTGACGCTCGGCAACGAATACGACATTGTCGCCAAGCAGACGTCGCACCTCCTGGGCGCGATCCAGCCCCAGGTGGAAACGATCTATGAGGATCTGACGGCTACGGGCGAGGACATGGGCCGCGTGCTGCTCCAGCGCATCGGCGGCGAAACCGACGTCAACAAACTGCAGCTTCTGCTCTCTCCGCAGATCCCCGCCAACTGGTCGGCATCGAACTGA
- a CDS encoding ABC transporter ATP-binding protein has protein sequence MSFLKISNLRKSYGSLEILKDINLEIDEGGFLVLVGPSGCGKSTLLNTIAGLEPITSGEIAINGRSVADLHPSKRDIAMVFQSYALYPNMTVAGNIAFGMEIRGVPKDEREKAIKQVADMLQIGHLLDRKPSQLSGGQRQRVAMGRALVRKPQVFLFDEPLSNLDAKLRVDMRTEIKRLHHRMKTTIVYVTHDQIEAMTLATKIAVLKDGVLQQFGTPAEIYNNPANMFVADFMGSPAMNLLTARIERNGADVAVTLARPNAEPMKLTVPHASGALSTYAGKDVVFGIRPEALTDPDGADRNAKAIVEGECLIEVVEPAGSDTFAVTRLGGKEVVARLRADARIAPGQTSQLAFNLDKAVFFDPQTQQRIA, from the coding sequence ATGTCGTTCCTCAAAATCAGCAACCTGCGCAAATCCTACGGCTCGCTCGAGATCCTGAAGGACATCAATCTGGAGATCGACGAAGGCGGCTTCCTCGTGCTCGTCGGCCCGTCCGGCTGCGGCAAGTCCACCCTGCTCAACACCATTGCCGGGCTGGAGCCAATCACCTCGGGCGAGATCGCCATCAACGGCCGGTCGGTCGCCGATCTGCACCCGTCCAAGCGCGACATCGCCATGGTGTTCCAGTCCTACGCGCTCTATCCGAACATGACGGTTGCGGGCAACATCGCCTTCGGCATGGAAATCCGCGGCGTGCCGAAGGACGAACGCGAGAAGGCGATCAAGCAGGTCGCCGACATGCTGCAGATCGGCCATCTGCTCGATCGCAAGCCGAGCCAGCTTTCCGGCGGCCAGCGCCAGCGTGTCGCCATGGGCCGCGCCCTTGTGCGCAAGCCGCAGGTCTTTCTCTTCGACGAACCGCTGTCGAACCTGGACGCCAAGCTGCGCGTCGACATGCGCACCGAGATCAAGCGTCTCCACCACCGGATGAAGACAACCATCGTCTACGTCACCCACGACCAGATCGAGGCGATGACGCTGGCGACCAAGATCGCGGTATTGAAGGATGGCGTGCTGCAGCAATTCGGGACGCCGGCCGAAATCTACAACAATCCGGCCAACATGTTCGTCGCCGACTTCATGGGTTCGCCGGCCATGAACCTGCTGACGGCCCGGATCGAAAGGAACGGCGCCGATGTTGCCGTCACGCTCGCGCGCCCGAACGCCGAGCCGATGAAGCTCACCGTTCCGCATGCCAGCGGCGCACTCTCTACCTATGCCGGCAAGGACGTCGTCTTCGGCATCCGCCCGGAAGCACTGACCGACCCTGACGGTGCCGACCGCAATGCCAAGGCGATCGTCGAAGGCGAATGCCTGATCGAGGTGGTCGAGCCCGCCGGTTCGGACACCTTTGCGGTGACCCGCCTTGGCGGCAAGGAGGTCGTCGCCCGCCTGCGTGCCGATGCGCGCATCGCACCCGGCCAGACGTCGCAGCTCGCCTTCAATCTCGACAAGGCGGTGTTCTTCGATCCTCAGACGCAGCAACGGATCGCGTAA
- a CDS encoding GMC family oxidoreductase encodes MTYDYIITGAGPAGCVLANRLSEDPSVRVLLLEAGGGDWNPLFHMPAGFAKMTKGVASWGWETVPQKHMKGRVLRYTQAKVIGGGSSINAQLYTRGNAADYDLWASEDGCAGWDYRSVLPYFKRAEDNQRFADDYHAYGGPLGVSMPVSTLPICDAYIRAGQELGIPYNHDFNGRQQAGVGFYQLTQRNRRRSSASLAYLSPIKDRRNLTVRTGTRVARIVLEGTRAVGVEVVTAKGSETIRAEREVLVTSGAIGSPKLLLQSGIGPADHLKSVGVPVKHDLPGVGGNLQDHLDLFVISECTGDHTYDNVAKLHRTLWAGLQYVLFRSGPVASSLFETGGFWYADPDARSPDIQFHLGLGSGIEAGVARLKNAGVTLNSAYLHPRSRGTVRLSDADPAAAPLIDPNYWEDPHDRKMSIEGLKIAREIMQQAALKPFVLAERLPGNTVVSDEQFFDYGCANAKTDHHPVGTCKMGTDAMAVVGLDLKVRGLEGLRVCDSSVMPRVPSCNTNGPTIMMGEKGADIIRERQPLPPEIFAHERNDARPRARADIR; translated from the coding sequence ATGACATACGACTATATCATCACCGGTGCCGGCCCTGCCGGCTGCGTTCTCGCCAACCGTCTCTCTGAGGATCCGTCGGTCCGCGTCCTGTTGCTGGAGGCGGGTGGCGGCGACTGGAACCCGCTGTTTCACATGCCGGCCGGTTTTGCCAAGATGACCAAGGGAGTTGCAAGTTGGGGCTGGGAGACCGTGCCACAGAAACACATGAAGGGCAGGGTGCTGCGCTACACCCAGGCCAAGGTCATCGGCGGCGGTTCGTCGATCAATGCCCAGCTCTACACCCGCGGCAATGCGGCCGACTATGACCTCTGGGCGTCCGAGGACGGCTGTGCCGGCTGGGACTATCGCAGCGTTCTTCCCTATTTCAAGCGCGCCGAAGACAACCAGCGCTTCGCCGACGACTATCATGCCTATGGCGGTCCGCTCGGCGTCTCGATGCCGGTTTCTACCTTGCCGATCTGCGATGCCTACATCCGCGCCGGCCAGGAACTCGGCATTCCCTACAATCACGATTTCAACGGCCGTCAGCAGGCCGGCGTCGGCTTCTACCAACTGACGCAGCGCAATCGCCGGCGTTCGAGCGCGTCGCTTGCCTATCTCTCACCGATCAAGGACCGCCGGAACCTTACCGTTCGCACCGGAACGCGCGTCGCCCGGATCGTGCTCGAGGGTACGCGCGCCGTCGGCGTCGAGGTGGTGACGGCGAAGGGAAGCGAGACGATCCGGGCGGAGCGGGAAGTTCTGGTCACGTCGGGCGCCATCGGTTCGCCGAAGCTGCTCCTTCAATCCGGTATCGGCCCGGCGGATCACCTGAAGTCGGTGGGCGTGCCGGTAAAGCACGACCTACCCGGCGTCGGTGGCAATCTGCAGGACCACCTCGATCTGTTCGTCATTTCCGAATGCACCGGCGATCACACCTATGACAACGTCGCGAAGCTGCACCGGACGCTCTGGGCCGGCCTGCAATACGTGCTTTTCCGCTCCGGCCCGGTGGCATCGAGCCTGTTTGAGACCGGCGGCTTCTGGTACGCCGACCCGGATGCCCGCTCGCCGGATATCCAGTTCCACCTCGGCCTCGGCTCCGGCATCGAGGCTGGCGTCGCGCGACTGAAGAACGCCGGCGTGACGCTCAATTCCGCCTATCTGCATCCGCGCTCACGCGGCACCGTCAGGCTTTCCGACGCTGATCCGGCCGCAGCGCCGCTGATCGATCCGAATTACTGGGAAGATCCGCACGACCGCAAGATGTCGATCGAGGGGCTGAAGATAGCCCGCGAGATCATGCAGCAGGCCGCCCTCAAGCCTTTCGTGCTGGCGGAACGTTTGCCGGGCAACACTGTCGTCTCCGACGAGCAGTTCTTCGACTATGGCTGCGCCAATGCCAAGACCGACCACCACCCGGTCGGCACCTGCAAGATGGGCACCGACGCCATGGCCGTGGTCGGACTCGATCTGAAAGTGCGTGGGCTGGAGGGCCTTCGCGTCTGCGACAGTTCGGTCATGCCGCGCGTTCCCTCTTGCAACACCAACGGGCCGACGATCATGATGGGCGAAAAGGGCGCCGACATCATTCGCGAGCGCCAGCCCTTGCCGCCGGAGATCTTCGCCCATGAACGAAACGATGCCCGGCCACGTGCCCGCGCCGATATCCGTTGA
- a CDS encoding ABC transporter substrate-binding protein: protein MTTTAVVALMMAATAARAAENVEVLHWWTSGGEAAALDVLKKDLESKGISWTDMPVAGGGGTEAMTVLRARVTSGNAPTAVQMLGFDILDWAKEGALGNLDDTASKEGWDKVIPTALQQFSKYDGHWIAAPVNVHSTNWVWINKAALDKAGGKEPANWDELIVLLDNFKAQGITPIAHGGQPWQDATIFDAVVLSLGNDFYKQAFIDLDPAALGGDKMKEAFDRMTKLRSYVDDNFSGRDWNLASAMVIENKAGLQFMGDWAKGEFLKAKKVPGTDFVCMRFPGTQGSVTFNSDQFAMFKVADDKIPAQLQMASAIESPTFQSAFNVVKGSVPARTDVPDTDFDACGKKGIKDLAEANTNGTLFGSMAHGHANPAAVKNAIYDVVTREFNGELTSDEAVKELVAAVAAAK from the coding sequence ATGACGACGACGGCTGTTGTGGCGCTGATGATGGCGGCCACCGCCGCGCGCGCAGCAGAAAACGTGGAAGTGCTGCACTGGTGGACTTCCGGCGGTGAGGCTGCTGCGCTCGACGTTCTGAAGAAGGACCTCGAAAGCAAGGGTATTTCCTGGACCGATATGCCGGTCGCCGGCGGCGGCGGCACGGAAGCCATGACCGTGCTTCGCGCCCGCGTCACCTCGGGCAACGCTCCGACCGCAGTGCAGATGCTCGGTTTCGATATTCTCGACTGGGCCAAGGAAGGCGCACTCGGCAACCTTGACGATACCGCTTCCAAGGAAGGCTGGGACAAGGTCATCCCGACGGCCCTGCAGCAGTTCTCGAAGTATGACGGCCACTGGATCGCCGCTCCGGTCAACGTCCACTCGACCAACTGGGTCTGGATCAACAAGGCTGCCCTCGACAAGGCCGGCGGCAAGGAGCCGGCGAACTGGGACGAGCTCATCGTCCTTCTCGACAACTTCAAGGCTCAGGGCATCACGCCGATCGCCCATGGCGGCCAGCCGTGGCAGGACGCGACGATCTTCGACGCCGTCGTGCTCTCGCTCGGCAATGATTTCTACAAGCAGGCCTTCATCGATCTCGATCCGGCAGCGCTCGGTGGCGACAAGATGAAGGAAGCCTTCGACCGCATGACGAAGCTGCGCTCCTATGTCGACGACAACTTCTCCGGCCGCGACTGGAACCTCGCTTCGGCAATGGTGATCGAGAACAAGGCCGGCCTGCAGTTCATGGGCGACTGGGCCAAGGGCGAGTTCCTGAAGGCGAAGAAGGTGCCAGGCACCGATTTCGTCTGCATGCGCTTCCCGGGTACGCAAGGGTCCGTCACCTTCAACTCCGACCAGTTCGCGATGTTCAAGGTTGCTGACGACAAGATCCCGGCACAGCTGCAGATGGCCTCGGCGATCGAAAGCCCGACCTTCCAGTCGGCCTTCAACGTCGTCAAGGGTTCGGTTCCTGCACGCACCGACGTTCCGGATACGGACTTCGACGCTTGCGGCAAGAAGGGCATCAAGGATCTCGCCGAAGCCAACACCAACGGCACGCTGTTCGGTTCCATGGCCCATGGCCATGCCAACCCAGCTGCCGTCAAGAACGCGATCTACGACGTCGTGACGCGCGAGTTCAACGGTGAATTGACCTCCGATGAGGCGGTCAAGGAACTCGTCGCCGCCGTCGCGGCTGCGAAGTAA